The following proteins come from a genomic window of Yinghuangia sp. ASG 101:
- the gltX gene encoding glutamate--tRNA ligase, giving the protein MFHVGGARSALYNWALARQQQGRFVLRIEDTDAERNRPEWVEGIISALAAIGISDKDPAFEGPYSQSANTDAQREAALRLYDEGKAYYCDCTREDLVARTGSQHLGYDGFCRDRGLVYEEGRALRFRTPDEGATVVDDVVRGRTEFPNNALEDFVVMRGNGSPVFVLANAADDVREGITHVIRGEEHLSNTPKQQLLWEAFGAEPPVWAHLPVIVNEKRQKLSKRRDKVALEDYLAEGYLPDALVNYLMLLGWGPGDDTEIRPYEELEARFRLEDVNKSAAFFDVRKLSAFNGEYIRKLSEEEFVQACGRWLQAPYAPWAPEAFDEAVFRFVAGLAQTRVTVLGEITRYVDWLFLDEPPVDEASWAKAMKPGAEAMLVSARAAWADAEWTADALKAGLEAAAAEHGLKLGKAQAPVRVALTGRTVGLPLFESVEVLGRERTLARLDASVTKLVSGVGS; this is encoded by the coding sequence ATGTTCCACGTCGGTGGAGCCCGTTCCGCCTTGTACAACTGGGCGTTGGCCCGTCAGCAGCAAGGCCGGTTCGTTCTGCGGATCGAGGACACGGACGCCGAGCGCAACCGCCCCGAGTGGGTGGAGGGCATCATCAGCGCGCTGGCGGCCATCGGCATCAGCGACAAGGACCCGGCGTTCGAGGGGCCGTACTCGCAGTCGGCCAACACCGACGCCCAGCGCGAAGCGGCGCTGAGGTTGTACGACGAGGGCAAGGCGTACTACTGCGACTGCACCCGGGAGGACCTGGTCGCACGGACGGGCTCGCAGCACTTGGGCTACGACGGGTTCTGCCGCGATCGCGGCTTGGTGTACGAGGAAGGCCGTGCGCTGCGGTTCCGTACCCCGGACGAGGGCGCCACGGTCGTCGACGATGTGGTGCGCGGGCGTACCGAGTTCCCGAACAACGCGCTTGAGGACTTCGTCGTCATGCGCGGCAACGGGTCGCCGGTGTTCGTCTTGGCCAACGCGGCGGACGACGTCCGCGAGGGCATCACGCACGTGATCCGCGGCGAGGAGCACTTGTCGAACACGCCGAAGCAGCAACTGCTGTGGGAGGCGTTCGGCGCCGAGCCGCCGGTGTGGGCGCACCTGCCGGTGATCGTGAACGAGAAGCGGCAGAAGCTCTCCAAGCGCCGGGACAAGGTCGCCTTGGAGGACTACCTTGCCGAGGGCTACCTGCCGGACGCGCTGGTCAACTACCTGATGCTGCTCGGGTGGGGACCGGGCGACGACACCGAGATCCGCCCGTACGAGGAGCTTGAGGCACGGTTCCGGTTGGAGGACGTCAACAAGTCGGCGGCGTTCTTCGACGTGCGGAAGCTGTCGGCGTTCAACGGCGAGTACATCCGCAAGCTGTCGGAGGAAGAGTTCGTTCAAGCCTGCGGCCGGTGGCTCCAGGCCCCGTACGCGCCTTGGGCTCCCGAGGCGTTCGACGAGGCGGTGTTCCGGTTCGTCGCGGGGCTCGCGCAGACCCGGGTCACGGTCCTCGGTGAGATCACTCGGTACGTCGACTGGCTGTTCCTGGACGAGCCTCCGGTCGACGAGGCGTCCTGGGCGAAGGCGATGAAGCCGGGCGCGGAGGCCATGTTGGTCTCGGCTCGGGCGGCTTGGGCCGACGCGGAGTGGACTGCCGACGCGCTCAAGGCCGGCCTGGAGGCCGCCGCGGCCGAGCACGGGCTGAAGCTCGGCAAGGCGCAGGCGCCGGTACGGGTCGCGCTGACCGGCCGCACGGTCGGTCTGCCGCTGTTCGAGTCGGTGGAGGTTCTGGGCCGGGAACGCACACTGGCCCGTCTCGACGCCTCGGTGACGAAGTTGGTTTCCGGCGTCGGTTCGTGA
- a CDS encoding anti-sigma regulatory factor produces the protein MEVRVSQRSAHTADEAGAGQQDFVEVRLPAAGAYLSVLRTATAGLAARLDFTLDEIEDLRIAVDEACAMLLGQAVPGSVLSCVFHLVGDALEITVSAPTTDGHTPARDTFAWTVLSALAGEVDATADENDVVSISLHKKRGGGPGAP, from the coding sequence TTGGAGGTGAGGGTGTCCCAGCGATCCGCACACACGGCGGACGAGGCCGGCGCCGGCCAGCAGGACTTCGTCGAGGTCCGGCTGCCCGCCGCAGGGGCGTACCTCTCGGTTCTTCGCACCGCGACGGCCGGCCTCGCGGCCCGGCTCGACTTCACGCTCGACGAGATCGAGGATCTCCGGATCGCCGTCGACGAAGCGTGCGCGATGCTTCTCGGGCAGGCGGTCCCGGGCAGCGTCCTGTCGTGCGTCTTCCACCTGGTGGGCGACGCCCTGGAGATCACGGTGTCCGCACCGACGACCGACGGGCACACCCCCGCGCGCGACACGTTCGCGTGGACCGTGTTGTCCGCGCTCGCGGGCGAGGTCGACGCGACCGCGGACGAGAACGACGTCGTGAGCATCAGCCTCCACAAGAAGCGCGGTGGCGGGCCGGGGGCCCCGTGA
- a CDS encoding RNA polymerase sigma factor SigF, whose translation MDRVVRARGRGRRDRGRERRREHQPPQEARWRAGGPVSTEHASDHRGGEPPEEGPREADDMASDTSVTAEETAGPHDDADALDTDATNGPQASEAVVPGRRRPGSGHSQHDRELAKGMFAELGRLPSDDPARRAIRDRLVEMHLPLVEHLARRFRNRGEPLDDLIQVATIGLIKSVDRFDPERGVEFSTYATPTIVGEIKRHFRDKGWAVRVPRRLQELRLSLTAATAELSQRNGRSPTVGELATQLNISEEEVLEGLESANAYSTLSLDVPDTDDESPAVADTLGSEDEALEGVEYRESLKPLLEQLPPREKRILLLRFFGNMTQSQIAQEVGISQMHVSRLLARTLAQLRERLLVEE comes from the coding sequence GTGGACCGTGTTGTCCGCGCTCGCGGGCGAGGTCGACGCGACCGCGGACGAGAACGACGTCGTGAGCATCAGCCTCCACAAGAAGCGCGGTGGCGGGCCGGGGGCCCCGTGAGCACCGAGCACGCGAGCGACCACCGGGGCGGCGAACCCCCGGAGGAGGGGCCCCGGGAGGCCGACGACATGGCCAGTGACACGAGCGTGACGGCGGAGGAGACCGCCGGGCCGCACGACGACGCGGACGCGCTCGACACGGACGCGACGAACGGCCCGCAGGCCTCGGAGGCCGTGGTCCCCGGGCGGCGCCGACCGGGTTCGGGGCACTCGCAGCACGACCGCGAGCTGGCCAAGGGCATGTTCGCGGAGCTGGGCCGACTGCCGTCGGACGATCCCGCGCGACGGGCCATCCGCGACCGGCTGGTGGAGATGCATCTGCCGCTGGTCGAGCACCTGGCGCGGCGCTTCCGCAACCGGGGCGAGCCGCTGGACGACCTGATCCAGGTCGCGACCATCGGCCTGATCAAGTCCGTCGACCGGTTCGACCCCGAGCGCGGGGTCGAGTTCTCGACGTACGCGACCCCGACGATCGTCGGCGAGATCAAGCGGCACTTCCGCGACAAGGGCTGGGCGGTCCGGGTGCCCCGGCGCCTCCAGGAGCTGCGGCTCTCGCTGACCGCCGCGACCGCGGAGCTGTCGCAGCGCAACGGGCGCTCGCCGACGGTCGGGGAACTCGCGACGCAGTTGAACATCTCCGAGGAAGAGGTCCTGGAAGGCCTCGAATCGGCGAACGCGTACAGCACGTTGTCGCTGGATGTCCCGGACACCGACGACGAATCGCCCGCGGTGGCGGACACGCTCGGGTCGGAGGACGAGGCGCTGGAGGGCGTCGAGTACCGCGAATCCCTCAAGCCGCTGCTGGAGCAGCTGCCGCCGAGGGAGAAGCGCATCCTGCTGCTGCGGTTCTTCGGCAATATGACGCAGTCTCAGATCGCGCAGGAAGTGGGCATCTCGCAGATGCACGTCTCGCGCCTGCTGGCCCGGACCCTGGCCCAGCTCCGCGAACGCCTGCTCGTCGAGGAGTAG
- a CDS encoding diacylglycerol/lipid kinase family protein, with the protein MRALLVVNPKATTTSERTQDVLVRALASDLKLDVATTTHRGHAAQLARDAAVEGVDLVIALGGDGTVNEVANGVLANGPSPELPAVAVVPGGSTNVFARALGLPNDPVEATGVLLDALRGGRERRIGLGMADHRWFLFCAGFGLDAEVVARVEDRRARGSKSTPGLYVRSALRGFYRSGGTRRSGPLTLEAPGQEPVEGLCLGIVQNTNPWTYLGSRPVHACPDASFDTALDLFGLTKMSTLPTLRHLSRMLGSSGNGPKGRHVVSLHDCVTFTLKAEESVSLQVDGDHLGEHHTVTFRGVPRALRVIV; encoded by the coding sequence ATGCGTGCCCTCCTCGTCGTGAATCCCAAGGCGACGACCACCAGTGAACGGACCCAGGACGTCCTGGTGCGCGCGTTGGCGAGCGACCTCAAGCTCGATGTGGCGACCACCACACACCGGGGGCACGCCGCCCAACTCGCGCGCGACGCGGCGGTGGAGGGCGTCGACCTGGTCATCGCGCTGGGCGGCGACGGCACGGTCAACGAGGTGGCCAACGGCGTGCTCGCGAACGGGCCGTCGCCCGAGCTGCCGGCCGTGGCCGTCGTGCCCGGTGGCAGCACGAACGTTTTCGCCCGCGCGCTCGGCCTGCCCAACGACCCCGTCGAGGCGACCGGTGTGCTGCTCGACGCGCTGCGCGGCGGGCGCGAGCGCCGGATCGGGCTCGGCATGGCGGACCACCGCTGGTTCCTGTTCTGCGCCGGCTTCGGTCTCGACGCCGAGGTCGTGGCCCGCGTCGAGGACCGCCGCGCGCGGGGGAGCAAGTCGACGCCGGGGTTGTATGTGCGATCCGCATTGCGCGGGTTTTACCGAAGCGGTGGCACAAGGCGGTCCGGTCCCCTCACACTGGAGGCACCGGGTCAGGAACCGGTGGAGGGGCTGTGCCTCGGCATAGTCCAGAACACGAATCCTTGGACGTATCTGGGCAGCCGCCCGGTCCACGCGTGTCCGGACGCCTCGTTCGACACCGCGCTGGACCTGTTCGGGCTGACCAAGATGTCCACTCTGCCCACACTGCGGCACCTGAGCCGCATGCTGGGCTCCTCGGGAAACGGGCCGAAAGGCCGTCACGTGGTGTCGCTGCACGACTGCGTGACGTTCACCCTCAAGGCTGAGGAGTCCGTGTCACTCCAGGTGGACGGCGACCATCTGGGGGAACATCACACCGTGACGTTCCGGGGCGTCCCCCGGGCACTGCGTGTGATTGTGTGA
- a CDS encoding WhiB family transcriptional regulator, producing the protein MDWRHRAACRDEDPELFFPIGNTGPALLQIEEAKAVCRRCPEMEACLQWALESGQDAGVWGGMSEDERRALKRRAARNRARASA; encoded by the coding sequence ATGGACTGGCGCCACCGTGCCGCCTGCCGTGACGAAGACCCGGAGCTGTTCTTCCCGATCGGTAACACCGGTCCGGCGCTGCTGCAGATCGAGGAGGCGAAGGCCGTGTGCCGTCGCTGCCCCGAGATGGAAGCGTGCCTCCAGTGGGCCCTTGAGTCCGGCCAGGACGCAGGCGTTTGGGGCGGGATGAGCGAAGACGAGCGCCGCGCGCTCAAGCGCCGTGCCGCGCGCAACCGCGCACGCGCTTCCGCCTGA